The following proteins are co-located in the Microvirga ossetica genome:
- the fliR gene encoding flagellar biosynthesis protein FliR, with amino-acid sequence MSQEAAQVLLAIFLIFCRIGGCLMIAPGFSSNRIPVQVRLFIALTTSLALTPVLYEKIRGGVDSPAPAVILVSIGSELLTGFLIGLLGRVYFLSLQTMVNGVAMALGLGGMPGTPVDDAEPLPPVSSFIMMVATAVLFLSDLHWEFFRGLIASYDRLPLGEGLGARLSLTQLVDQIGTAFVLALRISAPFILYSVVVNLAVGLTNKLTPQIPVYFLATPFVMIGGLLVLYFAATDYVLLFMEAFSTWLRDG; translated from the coding sequence GTGAGCCAGGAGGCGGCCCAGGTTCTTCTGGCGATCTTCCTGATATTCTGCCGGATCGGCGGATGTCTGATGATCGCCCCCGGTTTCTCGAGCAACAGGATCCCTGTTCAAGTTCGCCTGTTCATCGCTCTGACCACCAGCCTCGCCCTGACGCCTGTCCTGTACGAAAAGATTCGCGGCGGCGTCGACTCCCCGGCACCTGCGGTCATCCTCGTCTCTATCGGATCGGAGCTGCTGACGGGGTTCCTGATCGGGCTTCTGGGACGCGTCTACTTCCTGTCCCTCCAGACCATGGTGAACGGCGTCGCCATGGCGCTGGGCCTCGGCGGCATGCCGGGAACGCCGGTGGACGACGCCGAGCCGCTCCCACCCGTAAGTTCCTTCATCATGATGGTTGCGACAGCCGTCCTTTTCCTCTCGGATCTCCATTGGGAGTTCTTTCGCGGGCTCATCGCCTCCTATGACCGGCTGCCGCTCGGCGAGGGCTTGGGTGCCCGGCTTTCCCTGACGCAGCTTGTCGACCAGATCGGCACCGCCTTCGTCCTCGCTCTTCGGATCAGCGCGCCCTTCATTCTCTACTCGGTGGTGGTGAACCTGGCGGTCGGATTGACCAACAAGCTGACGCCGCAGATCCCGGTCTATTTCCTCGCCACGCCCTTCGTCATGATCGGCGGGTTGCTGGTCCTCTACTTCGCCGCGACGGATTATGTCCTCCTGTTCATGGAGGCCTTCTCGACCTGGCTGCGGGATGGGTGA
- a CDS encoding rod-binding protein: MAISPPSDIVNDVARAADPARYQAAAQKLLDGASPVGGASFEDAVKAAAGQPLMAAGADIYTLRNSLRNDAESIEAAKAKKAHQEFEAFVLQTFVESMLPKDAENTYGKGSAGSIWKSMMAEQIGAQLSWAGGIGIAKHILGAPKVSVTPDKV; the protein is encoded by the coding sequence ATGGCGATCAGCCCGCCCTCAGATATTGTCAACGACGTCGCCAGGGCGGCGGATCCCGCCCGTTATCAGGCCGCGGCCCAGAAGCTGCTCGACGGGGCTTCCCCCGTCGGTGGCGCGAGCTTCGAGGATGCGGTCAAGGCGGCAGCCGGTCAGCCGCTGATGGCGGCGGGTGCCGATATCTATACGCTGCGCAATTCCCTTCGCAACGATGCCGAATCCATCGAGGCGGCCAAAGCGAAGAAAGCGCACCAGGAATTCGAAGCCTTCGTCCTCCAGACCTTCGTTGAGTCGATGCTGCCGAAGGACGCGGAGAACACCTATGGCAAGGGCAGCGCCGGTTCCATCTGGAAATCGATGATGGCCGAGCAGATCGGCGCGCAGCTGTCGTGGGCGGGCGGGATCGGCATCGCGAAGCATATTCTCGGCGCTCCCAAGGTCAGCGTGACGCCCGATAAGGTTTAG
- a CDS encoding flagellar protein FlgN, translating into MLMKSLDRLEETLDMETAALMARDLSHLDEFNRRKSQCLLEISRIVRTADIRNLDIKATKRLQDLQVKIEANQDILKRHMHAVQEVASIISNAIQHAESDSTYSAYSARTGYGA; encoded by the coding sequence ATGTTGATGAAGTCGCTCGACCGCCTTGAAGAAACCCTGGACATGGAAACCGCCGCGCTCATGGCACGGGACCTGTCCCACCTCGATGAGTTCAACCGCCGCAAGAGCCAGTGCCTTCTCGAGATCAGCCGGATCGTGCGGACGGCCGATATCCGGAACCTGGACATCAAGGCAACGAAGCGCCTTCAGGATCTCCAGGTCAAGATCGAAGCCAATCAGGATATCCTGAAGCGCCACATGCACGCGGTGCAGGAAGTGGCAAGCATCATCTCGAACGCGATCCAGCACGCCGAGTCGGACAGCACATACTCCGCCTATTCGGCCAGGACCGGTTACGGCGCATGA
- a CDS encoding response regulator encodes MSYCLIVDDSRVIRKISREIVESLDFRVAEAENGEAGLLACRAEMPDVILLDWNMPVMDGYSFLQHLRGMPDGAAPKVVFCTTENDLSFISRALEAGADEYIMKPFDKDILTAKFQELGVLPASHSL; translated from the coding sequence ATGAGCTATTGCCTGATCGTCGATGATTCACGAGTCATCCGAAAAATTTCGCGGGAGATCGTCGAGAGCCTCGATTTCCGGGTCGCAGAAGCCGAGAACGGCGAGGCGGGACTTCTGGCGTGCCGGGCCGAGATGCCGGATGTGATCCTGCTTGACTGGAACATGCCCGTGATGGACGGCTATAGCTTTCTCCAGCACTTGCGCGGCATGCCCGACGGCGCAGCTCCGAAGGTGGTATTCTGCACAACCGAGAACGATTTGTCCTTCATCTCGCGCGCCCTCGAAGCCGGCGCCGACGAATACATCATGAAGCCGTTCGACAAAGATATTCTGACCGCAAAATTTCAAGAGCTGGGCGTGCTGCCCGCTTCGCATTCGTTGTGA
- a CDS encoding protein-glutamate methylesterase/protein-glutamine glutaminase, translating into MSIAPLPHSVPAQGRPTRIMIVDDSAVIRGMIGRWLTEAGGFEIAATASNGRMAVDAAQRSKPDIILLDIEMPEIDGLAALPMILKAHPASKVIVISTLTQRNAEISLKCLSLGAVDYLAKPESARAAGAANDFRRDLVEKLRALGEPRVRPVRILAPVPSASTPSTLAGTPRPGSVKPQCLLIGSSTGGPRAVERVLSDMKPVLTSIPVLIVQHMPAMFTAVFAEHLQSLLGLPAREARDGDAIFPGTILVAPGGRHMGVVSSGGKAVIRLNDGPLENFCRPAVDVLFREAASVFGTSALAVVLTGMGSDGTHGARHLTKAGATVLAQDEATSIVWGMPGSIVKAGLAHDVLPLESIGRSLKGLISGSSK; encoded by the coding sequence ATGTCCATTGCTCCCTTGCCCCATTCCGTTCCCGCGCAGGGTCGCCCGACGCGGATCATGATCGTCGACGACAGTGCCGTCATTCGCGGCATGATCGGCCGTTGGCTCACCGAAGCGGGCGGCTTCGAGATCGCCGCGACGGCGTCCAACGGCCGGATGGCCGTCGATGCGGCGCAGCGCTCGAAGCCCGACATCATCCTGCTCGACATCGAGATGCCCGAGATCGACGGTCTTGCGGCGCTGCCGATGATTCTGAAGGCGCATCCCGCGAGCAAGGTCATCGTGATCTCGACGCTCACGCAGAGAAATGCCGAGATCTCGCTGAAATGCCTCTCGCTTGGAGCGGTCGACTATCTGGCGAAGCCCGAGAGCGCGCGCGCCGCCGGAGCGGCGAACGACTTCCGCCGCGATCTCGTGGAGAAGCTGCGCGCCCTGGGCGAGCCGCGGGTGAGGCCGGTCAGAATTCTCGCGCCGGTTCCTTCAGCCTCGACGCCTTCGACATTGGCGGGCACGCCGAGGCCCGGCTCCGTCAAGCCGCAATGTCTGCTGATCGGCTCCTCGACCGGCGGTCCGCGGGCGGTGGAACGGGTTCTCTCGGACATGAAGCCCGTTCTCACGAGTATTCCCGTGCTGATTGTTCAGCACATGCCGGCGATGTTCACGGCCGTCTTCGCCGAGCATCTGCAGAGCCTGCTCGGCCTCCCGGCGCGCGAGGCGAGGGACGGCGATGCGATTTTTCCAGGCACCATCCTCGTCGCTCCGGGTGGGCGCCATATGGGCGTGGTGTCGTCCGGAGGCAAGGCAGTGATCCGGCTCAACGATGGGCCGCTGGAAAACTTCTGTCGTCCTGCCGTCGATGTGCTGTTTCGCGAGGCGGCCTCCGTCTTCGGGACGTCGGCCCTTGCGGTGGTTCTGACGGGCATGGGCTCGGATGGAACCCATGGTGCGCGCCATCTCACCAAGGCGGGCGCGACCGTCCTTGCGCAGGACGAAGCCACCAGCATCGTCTGGGGCATGCCGGGTAGCATCGTGAAGGCGGGCCTCGCTCACGACGTCCTGCCCCTGGAATCCATCGGCCGTTCCCTGAAGGGCCTCATCAGCGGATCCTCGAAATGA
- a CDS encoding CheR family methyltransferase: MTDAEFEALRVFLKARSGLALSPDKRYLVESRLAAVCTRFKIERLSHLVREIRTGRSSALEKATIEAMTTNETFFFRDKTPFDLFQEVLLPKYLKERAASRRLRIWCAAASSGQEPYSLAMLLKEASARMPGWHIDIVATDISTEVLEKAKAGLYNQFEVQRGLPIRFLVKYFTQVGEQWQISQDIRSMIDFRYLNLLDDFSRLGQFDIVYCRNVLIYFDAALKADVLRRIANTMAADGSLLLGASETVLGVTDALALDPGHRGLYAKAAAANVTKLFAVRAR, from the coding sequence ATGACCGATGCCGAATTTGAAGCGCTGCGCGTCTTCCTGAAAGCGCGTTCCGGCCTGGCGCTCTCGCCCGACAAGAGATACCTCGTCGAGAGCCGTCTCGCGGCCGTGTGCACGCGCTTCAAAATCGAGAGGCTTTCGCATCTGGTCCGGGAGATCAGGACCGGCCGCTCGTCCGCCCTCGAGAAGGCGACGATCGAGGCGATGACCACCAACGAGACGTTTTTCTTTCGCGACAAGACGCCGTTCGATCTCTTCCAGGAGGTCCTCCTCCCCAAGTATCTGAAGGAGCGTGCCGCGAGCCGGCGGCTGCGCATCTGGTGCGCGGCGGCCTCGAGCGGGCAGGAGCCCTATTCGCTGGCGATGCTTCTGAAAGAGGCATCTGCGCGCATGCCGGGATGGCACATCGACATCGTGGCGACCGACATCTCGACGGAGGTTCTGGAGAAGGCGAAGGCCGGCCTCTACAATCAGTTCGAGGTGCAGCGGGGATTGCCGATCCGGTTTCTCGTCAAGTACTTCACGCAAGTTGGGGAGCAGTGGCAGATCTCGCAGGACATCCGATCCATGATCGACTTCCGCTATCTGAACCTCCTCGACGATTTCAGCCGTCTCGGCCAGTTCGACATCGTCTATTGCCGCAATGTCCTGATCTATTTCGATGCGGCCTTGAAAGCCGACGTGCTGCGCAGGATTGCGAACACCATGGCGGCGGACGGATCGCTCCTGCTTGGCGCTTCCGAGACCGTTCTCGGCGTCACCGACGCGCTCGCCCTCGATCCCGGACACCGCGGGCTCTATGCAAAAGCCGCGGCGGCCAATGTCACGAAGCTGTTTGCCGTCCGCGCGCGCTAG
- a CDS encoding flagellin, with amino-acid sequence MSSINTNLSAMTALQSLKSTQNAMNKNQNQISTGLRVGEASHNASYWSISTQMKSDNGALSAVKDAIGQSKAMINTFTSAMDKALTYLNKMKAGLVTASQPGADLAKIQEEFKANIEGMKSAAGSASFNGQNWLAGAATTVNLVTSYDGVANKVGMLAINTADTSLFTDPTTPATGAGLLGDVALINLSGATAAQIATHLGTVDTAITAVTKGSAMLGANKALLETQEEFISALSDSLTAGVSTFIDADMNEASTRNQALQTQQQLGVQALSMANQNSQMILKLFQ; translated from the coding sequence ATGTCTTCGATCAATACGAATCTCTCCGCCATGACCGCCCTGCAGTCGCTGAAGTCGACGCAGAATGCTATGAACAAGAACCAGAACCAGATCTCCACGGGTCTGCGCGTCGGCGAGGCCTCGCACAACGCTTCCTACTGGTCGATCTCGACCCAGATGAAGTCCGACAATGGCGCTCTCAGCGCTGTGAAGGACGCGATCGGCCAGTCCAAGGCCATGATCAACACCTTCACCTCGGCGATGGACAAGGCGCTGACCTATCTCAACAAGATGAAGGCCGGTCTTGTGACCGCGAGCCAGCCTGGCGCTGATCTCGCAAAGATCCAGGAAGAATTTAAAGCCAACATCGAAGGCATGAAGAGCGCTGCGGGCTCGGCGTCATTCAATGGTCAGAACTGGCTTGCTGGCGCTGCTACAACGGTCAACCTTGTCACTTCGTATGATGGTGTCGCCAATAAGGTCGGAATGCTGGCGATCAACACCGCCGACACATCGCTCTTCACTGACCCGACTACTCCGGCTACAGGTGCTGGCCTGCTCGGCGACGTCGCGCTGATCAATCTCAGCGGCGCGACTGCAGCACAGATCGCGACCCATCTGGGAACCGTCGACACTGCGATCACCGCTGTGACGAAGGGCTCGGCGATGCTTGGTGCCAATAAGGCCCTGCTCGAGACCCAGGAAGAGTTCATCTCCGCTCTCTCTGACTCGCTGACGGCTGGTGTGAGCACCTTCATCGATGCCGACATGAACGAGGCTTCGACCCGTAACCAGGCTCTGCAGACCCAGCAGCAGCTCGGCGTGCAGGCTCTCTCCATGGCGAACCAGAACAGCCAGATGATCCTGAAGCTCTTCCAGTAA
- a CDS encoding DUF1217 domain-containing protein: MISTSTRYQIITKDLARTKALIEKEPATKREIEYYQANIKTIKTIDEFIKNDRLFKFAMKAYGLEDMAYGKGLMKKLLKEGVSNPLSMANKMSNPLYKEFAKAFDFAAKGAEATSAAGATTDAVAKYVQITLEKKEGDQNQGVQLAMYFKRKASSVTTTMGLLADKALLKFVQNTFNIPEAASRADLDIQVRNLEKHLNVKDLQDPKKVDKLIQRFSAMWDVNNASTTMAAPVLTLFDQSSSVQQGFSVDLMMSITKLRLGG; the protein is encoded by the coding sequence ATGATCAGCACATCGACACGCTATCAAATCATCACTAAGGATCTGGCACGCACGAAGGCTCTGATTGAGAAGGAGCCTGCGACCAAGCGCGAGATCGAATATTATCAGGCGAACATCAAGACCATCAAAACCATCGACGAGTTCATCAAGAACGACCGCCTCTTCAAGTTCGCCATGAAGGCCTATGGTCTCGAGGACATGGCTTACGGCAAGGGATTGATGAAAAAGCTGCTTAAGGAGGGCGTCAGCAACCCCCTGAGCATGGCGAACAAGATGTCGAACCCCCTCTACAAGGAATTCGCCAAGGCCTTCGACTTCGCCGCCAAGGGAGCGGAGGCCACCTCGGCTGCGGGCGCAACGACCGATGCGGTCGCGAAGTATGTTCAGATCACGCTCGAGAAGAAGGAGGGCGATCAGAACCAGGGCGTTCAGCTCGCCATGTACTTCAAGCGCAAAGCCTCGTCGGTCACGACGACGATGGGGCTTCTCGCCGACAAGGCGCTCCTGAAATTCGTTCAGAACACCTTCAATATCCCGGAGGCGGCATCGAGGGCGGATCTCGACATTCAGGTCAGGAACCTGGAGAAGCACCTGAACGTGAAGGATCTTCAGGATCCCAAGAAGGTCGACAAGCTCATCCAGCGCTTCAGCGCCATGTGGGACGTCAACAATGCCAGCACGACCATGGCTGCGCCGGTGCTGACGCTCTTCGATCAGTCGTCGTCCGTGCAGCAGGGATTCAGCGTCGATCTGATGATGAGCATCACCAAGCTCAGGCTCGGGGGCTAG
- a CDS encoding transglutaminase-like cysteine peptidase yields MCGMNSQFSRTRRGRFNRFFALAAFSSAMLTGIAGINSAFAQTAMPVSANAIQVAGNAGPTPAWIAFCAQMPEECTYDASEPARIVLDQTTWKAIVEINERVNDTIIPVTDQDHWGVADRWDYPGDGLGDCEDIQLLKRRMLTEKGLPHRALRMTVVIDELGAGHAVLMARTDRGDFILDNKRKAVLPWQETGYRYVKREGSDNAAWVWLGNQAAPIVTATK; encoded by the coding sequence ATGTGCGGGATGAATTCTCAGTTTTCTCGAACGCGGCGGGGACGCTTCAATCGCTTCTTCGCACTAGCAGCTTTTTCCTCCGCGATGCTGACCGGCATCGCAGGCATCAATTCCGCATTCGCCCAGACGGCGATGCCCGTTTCGGCCAATGCGATTCAGGTCGCCGGCAACGCCGGCCCGACGCCGGCATGGATCGCCTTCTGCGCACAGATGCCGGAGGAATGCACCTACGACGCGTCCGAACCGGCCAGGATCGTTCTCGACCAGACAACTTGGAAGGCTATCGTCGAGATCAACGAGCGCGTCAACGACACCATCATCCCGGTGACGGATCAGGACCATTGGGGCGTCGCCGACCGCTGGGACTATCCGGGTGACGGTCTCGGCGATTGCGAGGACATCCAGCTCCTGAAGCGCCGTATGCTCACGGAGAAGGGCCTGCCGCACCGGGCCCTGCGCATGACGGTCGTGATCGACGAACTGGGAGCGGGGCACGCCGTCCTCATGGCCAGGACCGATCGCGGCGATTTCATTCTCGACAACAAGCGCAAGGCCGTGCTGCCCTGGCAGGAGACGGGCTATCGCTATGTGAAGCGGGAAGGCTCGGACAATGCTGCCTGGGTCTGGCTCGGCAACCAGGCCGCGCCGATCGTGACCGCCACGAAGTAG
- a CDS encoding methyl-accepting chemotaxis protein, protein MKIRTKIFALVATLSFVAIVTAAVGINTLQAYNQAVDDVRHAAARAFHGERLNRLVTHVVMEARGIYASKDTKEAQKFGEGLVATLKDIDGLLKEWEPLVPASNKALFDAVVKDAAEFKAFRTETVRLGAEVSPTAANAQGNTDANRANRKAFQVSIDALTKRGSEDIEAVNRHAAALKDQRFTLLVSIAFGGTIVALLVGWLVGHRQIARPLKAVTEAIQKLASGDYNLPKASVGRDEVGDIWKATQVFAGAMQDAEMLRQAQADTEKQTVERRRHEMMALAQSFEGSVGGLVQHLSVAAQQMEATARSMATTAQQTNQQSNSVAAAAEETSSNVQAVAAAAEELAASSNEIGSQVSQTSSAAARAVANARKTNALVETLAEGAQKIGEVVALINTIASQTNLLALNATIEAARAGEAGKGFAVVAAEVKELANQTSRATEDISAYVNQIQQSTTGAVEAIREIGLTIEEVHQIATSVAAAVEEQQAATQEIARNVSEAARGTQDVSESIVQVQGAATHAGSAASQVLAAAGELTANSHALSREVDGFLQGVRAA, encoded by the coding sequence ATGAAGATTAGAACCAAGATTTTTGCGCTCGTTGCCACGTTGAGTTTCGTCGCGATCGTCACCGCCGCCGTCGGCATCAATACCCTGCAGGCCTACAATCAGGCCGTGGACGACGTGAGGCACGCCGCTGCGCGCGCCTTCCACGGCGAACGCCTCAACCGTCTGGTGACGCATGTGGTCATGGAGGCGCGCGGCATCTACGCCTCGAAGGACACGAAGGAGGCGCAGAAATTCGGCGAAGGCCTTGTCGCGACGCTGAAGGACATCGACGGCCTGCTCAAAGAGTGGGAACCTCTGGTTCCTGCGTCCAACAAGGCGCTGTTCGACGCCGTCGTCAAGGACGCCGCGGAGTTCAAGGCCTTCAGGACGGAAACCGTCCGCCTCGGCGCCGAGGTCTCGCCCACGGCAGCGAACGCCCAGGGCAACACCGATGCCAACCGCGCCAACAGGAAGGCGTTCCAGGTCAGCATCGATGCTCTGACGAAGCGCGGAAGCGAGGACATCGAAGCGGTCAACCGGCATGCGGCCGCGCTCAAGGATCAGCGCTTCACGCTGCTCGTCTCGATCGCGTTCGGCGGCACGATCGTCGCGCTTCTCGTCGGCTGGCTCGTCGGCCACAGGCAGATCGCGCGGCCGCTGAAGGCCGTGACCGAGGCGATCCAGAAGCTTGCCTCGGGCGATTACAACCTGCCCAAGGCGAGCGTCGGCCGCGATGAGGTCGGCGACATCTGGAAGGCGACGCAGGTCTTTGCGGGTGCCATGCAGGATGCGGAGATGCTGCGGCAGGCGCAGGCCGACACGGAGAAGCAGACGGTCGAGCGGCGCAGGCACGAGATGATGGCGCTGGCACAGAGCTTCGAGGGCAGCGTCGGCGGCCTCGTTCAGCATCTGTCGGTCGCGGCCCAGCAGATGGAGGCGACGGCCCGCTCGATGGCCACCACCGCGCAGCAGACCAACCAGCAATCGAACTCGGTGGCTGCGGCGGCGGAAGAGACGTCGAGCAACGTGCAGGCGGTCGCGGCTGCGGCTGAGGAGCTGGCGGCGTCCTCGAACGAGATCGGCTCGCAGGTGTCGCAGACCTCCAGCGCGGCAGCGCGCGCGGTGGCGAATGCGCGCAAGACGAACGCGCTCGTCGAGACGCTGGCCGAAGGTGCGCAGAAGATCGGCGAGGTGGTCGCGCTCATCAACACCATCGCGAGCCAGACCAATCTTCTCGCGCTCAACGCCACCATCGAGGCGGCGAGGGCCGGAGAGGCCGGCAAGGGCTTTGCTGTGGTGGCCGCGGAGGTGAAGGAGCTCGCCAACCAGACTTCGCGCGCGACCGAGGACATCAGCGCCTATGTCAACCAGATCCAGCAATCCACCACCGGCGCCGTCGAGGCGATCCGCGAGATCGGCCTCACCATCGAGGAGGTGCATCAGATCGCAACCAGCGTTGCTGCCGCCGTCGAGGAGCAGCAGGCGGCAACGCAGGAGATCGCCCGCAATGTCAGCGAGGCGGCGCGCGGCACCCAGGACGTGAGCGAGAGCATCGTCCAGGTCCAGGGCGCGGCGACCCATGCCGGTTCGGCCGCGTCGCAGGTGCTCGCCGCCGCCGGAGAGCTCACGGCCAATTCGCATGCGCTGAGCCGCGAGGTCGATGGGTTCCTTCAGGGCGTCAGGGCAGCCTGA
- a CDS encoding response regulator, which produces MSDQQSQGQQSPGIILLVEDEPLVRLVAADLLSDAHFRVIEAADAEEALTVLKAGVLVDVVLSDVEMPPGIDGYDLAWEVHRRWPSVAIVIASGRKWPAQGDLPPGATFLAKPYSSMPLLTRVLAASRTAQAARAQTDGEADGAGSRPKTA; this is translated from the coding sequence GTGTCCGATCAGCAATCCCAAGGTCAGCAGTCCCCCGGCATCATCCTTCTCGTGGAAGACGAGCCGCTGGTTCGCCTGGTTGCGGCCGACCTGCTCTCCGATGCGCATTTCCGGGTGATCGAGGCCGCGGACGCGGAGGAGGCCCTGACGGTCCTCAAAGCGGGCGTCCTGGTCGATGTGGTGCTCTCGGACGTGGAGATGCCGCCCGGAATCGACGGCTACGACCTGGCCTGGGAGGTGCATCGGCGCTGGCCTTCGGTGGCGATCGTCATCGCCTCGGGCCGCAAATGGCCGGCTCAGGGCGATCTTCCGCCCGGCGCGACCTTTCTCGCCAAACCCTATTCGAGCATGCCCCTGCTGACCCGCGTTCTCGCCGCGTCTAGGACGGCGCAAGCCGCCCGGGCACAGACGGACGGCGAGGCCGATGGCGCCGGGTCCCGGCCGAAGACGGCGTAA
- a CDS encoding response regulator yields the protein MNAASVTVLPRRTPPSILVVETDVRIRCLVSDALRALDFKVLEASSADDALTVLEAMRIDLLFIALDLSGGRSVLDVARLARTRRMHTRIILASDGVLAKTVADDFGPVLRKPYETSQVVELVIRALNWPEVPGTPRGTWPVEPR from the coding sequence ATGAACGCCGCATCCGTCACGGTTCTTCCACGCCGAACCCCACCCTCCATTCTCGTAGTCGAAACCGATGTCCGGATCCGGTGCCTCGTCAGCGACGCGTTACGGGCTCTCGACTTCAAGGTTCTCGAGGCGAGTTCCGCCGATGACGCCCTGACGGTGCTCGAGGCCATGCGGATCGATCTCCTGTTCATCGCGCTCGACCTGTCGGGAGGGCGCAGCGTCCTCGACGTGGCGCGTCTCGCCCGCACGCGGCGGATGCACACCCGGATCATCCTTGCGTCCGACGGTGTGCTCGCCAAGACGGTCGCAGACGATTTCGGGCCCGTTCTGCGCAAGCCCTATGAGACGTCCCAGGTTGTAGAACTCGTCATCCGCGCTCTCAACTGGCCCGAGGTGCCGGGAACCCCGAGAGGAACCTGGCCGGTGGAACCAAGATGA
- a CDS encoding response regulator, translating to MSTTSTNITLRADAPSPTVLVVEDEVLIRLVIADYLRDCGYKVHEAVSGEEAIAILQAPEVSIDVVFSDVEMPGSMDGFALARWVRANKPGMEIILTSGIERSADIAATLCEAGPLMKKPYSSQDVVDRLRQLAAKARRS from the coding sequence GTGAGCACGACATCGACCAACATCACCCTTCGCGCCGATGCGCCTTCGCCGACCGTTCTCGTGGTCGAGGACGAGGTCCTGATTCGTCTCGTCATCGCGGATTACCTGCGTGACTGCGGCTACAAGGTCCACGAGGCGGTGAGCGGTGAGGAGGCGATTGCGATCCTCCAGGCGCCGGAGGTATCCATCGACGTGGTGTTCAGCGATGTCGAAATGCCCGGAAGCATGGACGGTTTCGCCCTGGCGCGCTGGGTCCGGGCCAACAAGCCGGGAATGGAGATCATCCTCACATCCGGGATCGAGCGCTCGGCGGATATCGCCGCGACCCTGTGCGAAGCCGGTCCATTGATGAAGAAGCCTTATTCTTCCCAGGACGTCGTCGATCGCCTCAGGCAGCTCGCCGCGAAGGCAAGGCGCTCCTGA
- a CDS encoding response regulator: MKPHRRIVNQPVILMVEDEPLVRLTQVDILREAKIWVVEAQDADEAFELLKRRPDIRAVLTDVNMPGSMDGFEFARLVRQGWPEVGVLVISGKTGPGPGDLPPNADFLHKPILPDDLVAALRKVMAGHPQGSLTPEG; encoded by the coding sequence ATGAAGCCGCATCGCCGCATCGTGAATCAGCCTGTCATCCTCATGGTCGAAGACGAGCCTCTGGTTCGTCTCACTCAGGTCGATATCCTACGGGAAGCGAAAATCTGGGTCGTCGAGGCGCAGGATGCCGACGAGGCTTTCGAGCTACTGAAGAGGCGGCCCGATATCCGCGCGGTGCTCACCGACGTGAACATGCCGGGATCCATGGACGGTTTCGAATTCGCCCGCCTCGTACGGCAAGGCTGGCCGGAGGTCGGCGTGCTGGTCATCTCCGGCAAGACCGGTCCGGGTCCCGGGGACCTGCCGCCCAATGCCGATTTTCTCCACAAGCCAATCCTTCCCGACGATCTCGTCGCCGCCCTTCGGAAGGTGATGGCGGGGCATCCGCAAGGCTCGCTCACGCCTGAGGGGTAA